The Myxococcales bacterium genomic sequence CCTCCGTGGACGACATGGCGCGCTTGTTGAGCGAGAGCACCGCCGTGGTCGTGCCCAGCCAGACGGAGACCTTCTCCTTTACCACCGCGGAGGCTTTGGCCAGTGGCGTGCCCGTGGTGGGGGCCGATCGCGGGGCGGTGCGCGAGCTCGTGGAAGACAGCGGGGGGGGCGTGCTCTTCAAGGCGGGGGAGGCGCGCGGCTTGGCGCACGCCCTCGAGGGGCTGCTGGCAGCGCCCGCCGGGGCGCGGACCGCGATGGGGGCCGCAGGGCGTGCCCACATCGTCAAGGACTTCACGTGGCCGGCGGTGTGTGAGCGCCTGCGAGCGGCCTATGACGATGTGATTCACCCAGGTTCGAGCCCTGCCGGGGCCTCTGCTGCCCCCTGAGGGTGCTTTGTGGGCCGCGTGCGCGCAGCTCCCGTCACAAACCTGCAGAGCTGCCACGGAGTCGTGGCCCATTCGTCAAAAATGCCGCGTTTCTTGTCGCAAAAAGGCGACCTCGCCCACCGTGTTCAGCCTGTAATTGAGGGGGAGAGATCTTCCATGGTGTCGTTGCCCTTACGAAACGAAAGCACTTTGGCGCTCGCCTCCCCGGCGGCGCCCGGTTGGCCCCATCACATCGGCATCTTGAATGACTATGTGCGCATCCCGTATGCGAACGGGTCGTCGTTTGCATCGCAGCGCCTTTACCGGGAGTTCCGTCGGCGTGGGCATACGGTGACGGTGCTTGGCCCGCGTGACCCCGCGGCTGGGCCAGGTGATCTGCCCGCCCGCAGCTTGATGCTGCCCAGCCTTCCGCTCGAGAATCATCCGGGCGTCTATCTGCCCATGCCTTCGAGGGCCTCGCTCAAGGCCGCCCGACAGCAACACTTCGACCTACTTCTCTGTCAGACCGGCTCGGCCTTCACGGAGCTGGCCGTGTGGCTGCGCAAGACGGAGCGTGTGCCGTTTTTGTGCGTGAACACGATCCACCTCCCCAGCGTTTACAACGTGGTGTTGCCCGATGGTTGGCATGACGTGCCTCGGGTGCGCGCGCTTTTCGAGCGTTTCGTGATCCCGCGGCTCGAGCGGCAGGCCGCACGGATCTACAACCGCAGTGATGGGCTCATCGTGCTGTCGCGGGGGCTCGAGATGTACTGGCGTGCCCGCGGGGTGACTGCGCCCATCTTCGTGATTCCCCGCAGCGTCGATGTGGACATGTTTGCCGAGCGGGGCCAGTCGGATCCCTTCGACCCCCGCGCCACCCCGGGCGGGCGCCTGCTGGTGTTGTGTCGCCACACGCGCGAAAAGGGGCTGGCGCGGCTCCTTCAGATCTTCGCCACGGAGATCGCGCCGCACAGTCCCGACGCCACCTTGACCCTGGTAGGTGACGGACCCGATCACGATGCCTTCAAGGCGTTGGCCAAGTCACTGAAGATCGATGATCGCACGTTTTTCCCCGGCGAGTGCAGCGCGGCCTCTGCGCCGGCCTACTACCGACATGCGGATCTCTTCGTGTACACGTCCTTGTCGGAGACCTACGGTCAGGTGGTGAGTGAAGCCGCCTTCTGTGGGCTTCCGGCGGTGGCCCTGGCAGACGACATGGGCGTCAGCCACCAGATCGAACACGAGCGGACGGGTATTCTCATCACGCCCACGCCCGAGCCCGCCGCCGATCGCGCGTTCGGAGAGGCCGTGTGTCACCTGCTCGCGAACCCCTTGCGCCGCCGCGCCTTTGCGGAAAGCGCCCGTCGCAGCGCCTTCGATCGTTGTGGCCCTGCCCAGGCGGTCGAACGGCACTACGCGGCCTTCGAGGCAGCCCGCAGCCACTGTCAGGCGCAGGAAACGCGCGACGAGCCTCTGGGGACGTGGCGAGCCCTGTCACGCTGGGCGGGGCTTCATGCCCTCGCGTACCTGACCGGGCTCCTGCGGGCGCCCGCGGTGGTGAACCGTCACAAGCGTCAAGCGCCGCCCTGGGACGAGGGGATCGAGGGGGCGCTTGGGCCCCTGTGCGCACCCTGAGCGGAGGGTACGAGCCGGAGCAGGGCGGGCAAGAACACGAGGTTGGCCACGAGCGCACTGCCGAGCGCCATGAGGGCCAAGGAGCCCAAAGAAGCGATGCCGGGGTTCTCGGCCGCGATCAGGCTTCCGAAGGCTGCCAAGGTGGTCAGCGTGGAGCCTGCGATCGCGAAGGCCGCCGTATGCCGGGCCGTGCGCGGCCCTTCGGCAGGCAACCACACGAGGTAGATGGCGCCGTCCACGCCGAGGCCGAAGGCGAGGGGCAGCACGATGAGGTTGTAGAGGTTCACCTTCACCCCAAAGGCGACGGCGATCCCCAAGGTGAGCACCATGGCCATCGCGAGAGGCGTGAGCACGAGCAACGTGCGCCGCAGCGAGCGCCCCATGAGCCATGTGCCCAGCGCAAGGCCCGCAAACGCCAGGCCCAAGATGAGGGGGGTGTCCGCGGCGAGCCCAGGAACCACCTCGCCCACCTGCGCAGCCGGTGAGGCAAAGACAACGTGAGGAAAGGCCTGGCGCCAGCGCGCCATCTGCGAGGCCAGCCGCTGCATCTGGCGGGCGTCCGCGCCGCTGAGGTCGGTGTAGATGATGCCAAGCGAGCCCACCTGTCCGTTCCGTTCGACCAGCCAGTCCGCCACCCAGGGAGGCGCTTGCTCCACGGAAAAGGGCTGGTTTACGGCCACAAGGGGCGCCCATGTCGTCGTGAAGGCGCGTTGCTGCTCATCGCTCATGAACGGCACGGCCTCCTCGAGCGCAACACGTAGCCGCGCCAGCGCTGCGAGGCGGGCGCTTTGGTCGCGGGGAATGAAGCTCTCCGCCGTCACGAGCCAGGGCTCATCGGGGTTCGCCACCCCTTCGGGGCCCTGGGCCCGCAGCCGCTCCGCCACGGAGCGCATCTCGTCCCGGGAGCGCGCCAGCACGAACACCGGCACACGGGTGGTGCCGTGAAGGGCCTTGCCCCAGGGCAGGCCGTGGCTGACGCGGGAGGGGCGCAAGCGACGAAAGTCGTACTCGAACCCGATGCGCGTGGCCGCAAGACCCCCGGCGATCGTCACGACGAGGGCCACGGCCACCACGATGCGGGCGCGGCGTTTCGTGCCCCGCACGCACGCGTCGAGCCAGCTGAAGACCCCGAGCCCCCGCAGGCGAAAGCGAAGAGGGCGTTCGGACCACACCCGATCCGTGGCGAAGACGAGCGGGGGCATGACCACCAGGAAGGCGGTCATGGAGATCACCACACCAAGCCCCGCCATGAGGCCCATCTGCGAAAAGCCACGGAAGCGTGCGGCGCTCAGGGCGGCGAATCCACACGCCGTCGTGGCGGTGGCGGTGACCATGGCGTTGCCCACGTGCACGAGCGTTTCGGTCAGGGCCGAAGCCAGGGGCTCGCCGCCCGCGCGGCGCTGGCTGTAATGAATGAAGAGGTGGATGCCGTAATCGATCCCCAGCCCCGCCAGCAGGGACAGCCCAAAGGCGCTGAGCAGGTTGAGCTGCGGATGCACAAGGCCGATGAGCCCCAGCGTCCACGCGATGCCTGCCACCAACGGCACGAGCAGCAACCACAGAATCCTCAACGAGCGAAACTGCACCAACATCAGCAGCA encodes the following:
- a CDS encoding glycosyltransferase codes for the protein MVSLPLRNESTLALASPAAPGWPHHIGILNDYVRIPYANGSSFASQRLYREFRRRGHTVTVLGPRDPAAGPGDLPARSLMLPSLPLENHPGVYLPMPSRASLKAARQQHFDLLLCQTGSAFTELAVWLRKTERVPFLCVNTIHLPSVYNVVLPDGWHDVPRVRALFERFVIPRLERQAARIYNRSDGLIVLSRGLEMYWRARGVTAPIFVIPRSVDVDMFAERGQSDPFDPRATPGGRLLVLCRHTREKGLARLLQIFATEIAPHSPDATLTLVGDGPDHDAFKALAKSLKIDDRTFFPGECSAASAPAYYRHADLFVYTSLSETYGQVVSEAAFCGLPAVALADDMGVSHQIEHERTGILITPTPEPAADRAFGEAVCHLLANPLRRRAFAESARRSAFDRCGPAQAVERHYAAFEAARSHCQAQETRDEPLGTWRALSRWAGLHALAYLTGLLRAPAVVNRHKRQAPPWDEGIEGALGPLCAP
- a CDS encoding MMPL family transporter, with amino-acid sequence MTFRFSWRRLATAYVKSAQRRPLAFLALWSVLVAAGVFSARRIVIDPSLTALLPAESPSQEAIATLKQRVRSTASLYLVVASSDPALNMRLAERLAEELRAWPETRWAVAKRDPRFFLERRLLFLPPETLDGFATRVQERLTWERCEANPMCVTLDTRPPLPDAAEVRAAFRDDANVKAMLGLLGADSTAPSADAAPTGTSKPPAGTLCSPDGQVCAVEASLRGDPDNLGFATAMSQRAEALFAKLRPPHAPSGLRLEVSGPYRNAPMEKQIVSNDLRRTTLLGAGLIVLLMLVQFRSLRILWLLLVPLVAGIAWTLGLIGLVHPQLNLLSAFGLSLLAGLGIDYGIHLFIHYSQRRAGGEPLASALTETLVHVGNAMVTATATTACGFAALSAARFRGFSQMGLMAGLGVVISMTAFLVVMPPLVFATDRVWSERPLRFRLRGLGVFSWLDACVRGTKRRARIVVAVALVVTIAGGLAATRIGFEYDFRRLRPSRVSHGLPWGKALHGTTRVPVFVLARSRDEMRSVAERLRAQGPEGVANPDEPWLVTAESFIPRDQSARLAALARLRVALEEAVPFMSDEQQRAFTTTWAPLVAVNQPFSVEQAPPWVADWLVERNGQVGSLGIIYTDLSGADARQMQRLASQMARWRQAFPHVVFASPAAQVGEVVPGLAADTPLILGLAFAGLALGTWLMGRSLRRTLLVLTPLAMAMVLTLGIAVAFGVKVNLYNLIVLPLAFGLGVDGAIYLVWLPAEGPRTARHTAAFAIAGSTLTTLAAFGSLIAAENPGIASLGSLALMALGSALVANLVFLPALLRLVPSAQGAHRGPSAPSIPSSQGGA